ATACGGAGTAGAGAAGGTTGTGTAGCCGTCCCCAGGAACATCGAAGTTCCAGGCGCCTCCGAAGTAGTCCTCTGTTCCAGTCCCACAAATTGTTGGATAGTCGGTGTCATCGTCGAGGTAGAACTTGATCTCGCCTTCGCCCCACCAACCGTTGGAGTTGCTACCCCACGCAATGTAGGTGCCGACATACTGCCCGTGCCCCTCTACACCTTCGAGAATCACATGGGGAGTCAACTCCTCTAACGGATTCGACCGACGCCACTGGGAGTGGAAATACCCCTCGTTCGAGTAGTCGCCTCCCAGTTCGTATGTGATTTGATAGTAAATCCGAACGTCCACTGTCGATGTGTTCTCGATCGTCAACCGTGCGCTCTCTTGAAAAGGCATGGGCCAATACGAGTTGAATCCACCGTTTGGGTTGGCCGCAATCGGCTGCGAGTCCACTTGAGCAAAGACGCCCCATCCGTTGCAGAAAAAGTCGCCGTAGGGAACCTCTACAGCGGGTTCACTTGCTCCGTCCCAGAATGCCCGAAGAATAAGTGTGCGCCAGTTGTCGGTGTGGGTGGTCATCCAGATGTGGGTGATCTTGCCGGCAGTCGTAATATTGGCCAGTTCGAATGTCTCTCCAGGCTTGATATCCACGCTAGGAGAGATCTTCCAACCGGTCCCAAGATCGCGGGCACAATCAGCTCCGGTTCCTTCGGTCGCCATCCCCCCTTTTCCGGGGGACCCGTCGAAGTTCTCGGGCGAAATCGAGCGCGTCTGCACATTTCGAAGCGCACTGATAGCCGACAAACCGCTTCCAAGAGGTTCTGCCATAGTCATATACCTTCTACTAGTCGGAGCACATCTCTGTGCTTATTTCGATGCGAAAGCAGACCCACAAAAGGTGGGTAATCGATTTCAATAAGTTATCATCGACTTCAGATAGGTGTCAAAGGTCCTGACAGCTAAAGAAGGCTTCGGGACATAATCGTCGGCTCATATATGAGAAATCGATTTCT
The sequence above is a segment of the Actinomycetaceae bacterium MB13-C1-2 genome. Coding sequences within it:
- a CDS encoding glycoside hydrolase family 172 protein, which gives rise to MAEPLGSGLSAISALRNVQTRSISPENFDGSPGKGGMATEGTGADCARDLGTGWKISPSVDIKPGETFELANITTAGKITHIWMTTHTDNWRTLILRAFWDGASEPAVEVPYGDFFCNGWGVFAQVDSQPIAANPNGGFNSYWPMPFQESARLTIENTSTVDVRIYYQITYELGGDYSNEGYFHSQWRRSNPLEELTPHVILEGVEGHGQYVGTYIAWGSNSNGWWGEGEIKFYLDDDTDYPTICGTGTEDYFGGAWNFDVPGDGYTTFSTPYLGMPQVIRPDGLYVSQQRFGMYRFHIQDPINFSKGVPRVDIQALGWRSGWRYLPLRDDIASTAMFYLDRPTARRPRTPSADDLEVHLGAGPVPDVGATPPREPQS